Genomic DNA from Mycobacteroides chelonae CCUG 47445:
CAGCAGCCCGTGCTCAAAACCGGGATCGACGTCGAATCGCACCAGGCTGCGCGGTTGCAATGTCAGTTCGGCACCAAGTAACGGCGTGGCAGTGCGCACCGGCGATACCTGCCCCGCCAGGGTCCCCAAAAACACACGCAGACTGACCCCACCCACGGCGACCGCATCGGGCGCGTAATGCTGAAAATCCCGTGCCGCGTCCCGGGATTCATCGGGCAACGCGACCCATAGCTGTACGCCGTGCAGCGTGGTGGTGGGGGCCGTCGACACCTCCGAGTGGCAGATGCCGCGCCCACCCGTCATCAGGTTGAGCTCCCCCGGCCGCACCATCGCGTGCACTCCGTTGCTATCGCGATGCTCGATCTCTCCGGCGAACAGCCAGCTGACCGTCTGCAGTCCGGTATGCGGATGGGGCGCCACATCCATGCCGCCGGACTGCGCGATGTCATCGGGTCCGTAGTGGTCGGCGAAGCACCAGGCGCCGATCAGCGATCTCCCGGCCTGAGGCAGGGTCCGCAGCACCGTCATCGCACGTGGCCCCCCGAGAGGAACCTCTCGGGGAGTGAGTATTTCGACCACCGGACGGCCACGTCCATCCCGCGGGCACGGCCCACCCTCGCAGCGGGTCTCCGTCGGGGCTGTCTCGGTATTGCTCATGTCCTCATCATCGGCCGAACTCACGGTGCGTGCGGCATAGTTGGTCACCATGGACGGATCCGAATCCACCACCACGGTCGCCGACGCACCCGATAACCACCGATTCGAGATAACGGCAGACGACGAACGCGCGGGCTTCACCGAATACCTGGATACCGCGCTGAGCGGCACGAAGGTGCGGATTTTCTATCACACGGAGATCGACGAGAAGTTCGGCGGCCGCGGCCTCGCCGGGACACTCGTTGAGTCGGCCCTGAAATCCACACGGTCCACCGGGCGCAGGATCGTGCCGGTGTGCCCGTACGTCCGGAAATTCGTCGGCAAGCACCATGAGTTCGACGACATCGTCGACCCGGTGACACCGGAGGCACTGGCCGCGGTCGAGGCCCGCCAGGGATGACCGCGAAGCGCGTCTACATCGACAAGCAGACTCCGTCCGTCTACCAGGGGCTGACCAAAGCCGCCGCCGAACTCCGCGTCCAGGCCACCGAGGCCGGGCTCTCGCGAACAACGCTGGAATTGGTCAATATTCGCGTATCCCAACTCAATCGCTGCCTGTTCTGTCTCGATCTGCACACCCGGGTCGCACTCGAGGAAGGTGAGTCAGCTCAGCGGATCGCAGTACTGCCGGTGTGGCAGGAGGCCGAGTTGTTCACCGATGTCGAGCGCGCGGCCCTGACGATCGCCGAAGCCGTGACGGAGGTCACCGCAGGCCACCTCACCGATGAGCAGTACGCCGCCGCGCGGGAGCATCTCTCCGACGATCAGGTATCAGTGCTGGTCTGGTCGGCCATCATGATCAACACGTTCAATCGGATCTCGATTCTGAGCCGCCACCCGATCAAGCGGCGCTGATCCCCGGCTCCTGGCGCGGGAATACAACCGAGCCACCATGAGTTAGATTTCTTACGCCAGGCTAATGATCTGGCCATTGACATATCTCACGGGGAAGGTATTCGACGATGCCTCAGGTGCGTGCCACACGTTTCCGCAAGTCAGCGCGCGCGATAGTGGTCGCCGCGACGCTGGCTACCGCTCTGTCCGGGTGCACTGTCTACAAGACGCTCACCAAACCCTCGGAGACTCCCCCGCCGCCGCCCGCGACCTCACAGGTCAGCGACCAAGACCAGATCCGTCAAGTCACCGCCCAGCTGGGCAAGGCCCTCGGCAGCCTCGATCTGGACGCCGGTAATGCCCTGACCTGCCCGCGCTACCAGGTGTCCAGCCGCACCGCGGACGAGAAGCTCGTGCCCTCGATCAACTCGTGGCAGGGCGCCGAGGAAGCCTTGATGTACGGCGACACTTCCACCTTGTCCAGCAGTGTGGCACAACGATTCCCGAGTGCGGGAAGCAGCGAGCGCGCCACCCTGGTCAAGGCGATCGTCGGACGCGACCAGTTCGCTTATGCCGCGACCGTGCTGCAGGTGATCCGCGAGAACACCACCGTCGAGAAGTTCGCGATCGACAACATCAAGATCATCGGCGACAGCGCCACCGGAGACATCACCGCGACCTACAGCTTTGGCGGTGCCGCTACCCAAACCCAGACCAAGCCGAACCAGTTTCGCAAGGAGGGTGGCAAGTGGGCCTGGTGCCAGCAGCCCCCGCCGGGCCTGTTTACCCAGTGGACGACATCCTCGTCGGCACAGTCCTCGGCGTAGCAGTTCACGGGTAGCGTCGACCGGCCGCACATCGGGCGGCCTCTAGAGTCGGAGCCATGACCCAAGACGACGGGCAGACCGCCAATCCCTTTGACCCGACTCGCTGGCAGCCGGTGGCGGGATTCGAGGATCTGACCGACATCACCTATCACCGGCACGTCAGCCAAGGGACCGTCCGGATCGCGTTCGACCGGCCCGAGGTGCGCAATGCCTTCCGGCCGCACACCGTCGATGAGCTCTACCGAACCCTGGACCACGCCCGGATGACCTCCGATGTCGGGGCGGTGCTTCTCACCGGGAACGGCCCCAGCCCCAAGGACGGCGGCTGGGCATTCTGCTCCGGCGGCGATCAGCGCATCCGGGGCCGCACCGGCTACCAGTACGCCGGGGGCGAGACCGCCGAGACTGTGGACCCGGGCCGGGCGGGCCGCCTGCATATTCTGGAGGTGCAGCGCCTCATCCGCTTTATGCCAAAGGTGGTGATCGCCTTGGTGAATGGGTGGGCCGCCGGTGGTGGACACAGCCTGCACGTGGTGTGCGACCTGACCTTGGCCAGCCGCGAACACGCGCGCTTCAAGCAGACCGACGCCGATGTGGGCAGCTTCGACGGTGGCTACGGCAGCGCCTACCTGGCCAAGATGGTCGGGCAGAAATTCGCCCGTGAGATCTTCTTCCTGGGCCGCCCCTACACGGCCGAACAGATACATCACATGGGCGCCGTCAACGAGGTCGTTGACCACGAACACCTGGAGACGGTCGCGCTGGAGTGGACCGCCGCCATCAACGAGAAGTCGCCCCAGGCACAACGAATGCTCAAGTACGCCTTCAACCTCACCGATGACGGGCTGGTCGGGCAGCAGCTGTTCGCCGGTGAGGCAACACGATTGGCCTACATGACCGATGAGGCGGTCGAGGGCCGTGACTCATTCCTGGAGAAGCGCAAGCCGGACTGGTCGCCCTACCCCTGGCACTACTAAGACCCGCGGGCCCAGCTCAGCACGGGTTGGGCCTGCAGCGACCGCCCGACGACGGCGCCGCGACCGTGACTGTCGTCGTGGACGTGACCGTCGTAGGGACGGTGACGGTCGTCGTATTGGTGACGGTAGTCGGCACCGTTTCCGTAGTTGTCTCGGTGGTGGTCGTTGTCGCCGTCTCGGTGGTGGTAGATGTCGCCGTCACGGTTGCCGTCGAGTGGGAGGTCACCGTCTCCGTCACCGTCCTGGTCGAGGTACCGGTTTCCGTCGCGGTGACAGTCACCGGCGCCGCCGTTGGTGTGGTGGAGACCGAATTGACTACCGGCGTAGGCGCATCACTCCCCCCGCCCGCCGACTGGGCGAGCGCGACGCGGGCACCCACCGCGCCGGTGCCGATCACGATCGCCACCGCCCCGGCCACCAGGTACCACGTCAGGATCTGGCCTCGCAGCTGTCCGATTCCGGTCGCCACCGATCGGGGAACGTCGACATGTACCGCTCGCCGATCACGCGCGACGGAACGCAGCAGCCCGCGAACGGCCGGATCGTTCATCGGTCCGACCCCCGGGCGTAGGCAATCGGTGCGAGCACGCCGTCGGCAACCCGGAGTTCAGCCTGCACCTGCGAGGGCGTCAACCCGAGCATGTCCGAAAGATCATCGATGCCGACGTCGGCGAAGGCACTGAGCACCGCGGCCACCCGCTGAACCTGCGTCAACTGGGACAACGGGTTTGGCCCGGCGGCGGGACGCCCGGTCAGCGTGAGCCGCGAATGCGCCATCAGCGCGTGCACAAACCAGCACAACGTGAAGATCTGGATCGACTGATGCACCGGCCCGCGCCACTTGAGGGTCGCTTGGGCGATGGCCGTTTCCATCAATCGCTTGCCGACATCCGGGTCATCGCACAGCAGGCTCGCGCACTCTTCGAAGATCGGTTTTTGGATCTCAAATGTCCGCGCCAGCTCTTCTTCCCGCCGGGTGAGGTCGGCAGTTATCCGCAACCCGGACGGCAGACCGAATTCCACCTGTTTGATCGCGGGAAACAGCGCCAGCGTCAACGCCAGTAATCCGACAAACCCCAGCACACCCAGCAGCAGAGGACTGCGAACAAATGGCCCAGCGGCTAGCGCGGCAATCGCGACAGCGATGGGCAGCATGATGCGCGGCTGGAACAGATCCGTCCACCGCCGAGGCTCGGTCTTACACATCGCGAATACCCCTCTATACGAACTGCGTGGGGCAATCGTCGCCGCACCGTCGCAGGGAGAGCGCGAGTAACCGACTACTCGATTCTCCGGGCGGTTACCGCCCGGCGCGCTCCATCCAGAAGTCGAGTTCGAGGTCCTCTTCGGCGCATTGGCGGTACTTCGAGAAGTCGGTGACGCCGGCCTCGGTGAGCACCTCGTCGTCGATGAAGCTGTTTCCGGTCACCTCGCGGCTGGGCTTGATCAGGATCTCGTACGCGGCGTCGGCCATGATCTCGGCCGAGCGACAGCGCGCCACCAGCTCTGCGCCGAGGATGTTGCGGATAGCGGCGGTATCGATCGTGGTGCGGGGCCACAGCGAGTTCGACGCGATGCCGTACTCACGCAGTTCATGCGCCAGCCCGATGGCCACCAGGCTCATGGAGAACTTCGAGATCGTGTACGCGGTCGTGGTCTGATCGAACCACTTGGGTTCCAGCGTGATCGGCGGCGACAGGGTCAGGATGTGCGGGTTGTCCGCCTCCTTGAGCGCACCGATCGCCGACTTCGACAGCGAGAAGGCGCCCCGGGCGTTGATGTCCTGCATCAGGTCATAGGCCTTCATCGAAATCGATTCCGAGGGAGCCAGATTCAAGGCACTGGCATTGTTGACCACAATGTCGATCCCACCGAAACGCTCGACCGTCTGGGCCACGGCCGAGGCGACCACCTCGTCGTCACGGACGTCGCCGAGGATCGCCAGCGCCTGACCTCCGGCGGCCTCGATCTCTTCGGCGGCGGTGTAGATGGTGCCGGGAAGCTTCGGATGCGGCTCGGCCGTCTTCGCCATGATCGCGACATTCGCACCGTCACGCGCGGCCCGCAGTGCGATCGCCAGCCCAATGCCGCGGCTGCCTCCCGACATGATGATGGTCTTACCTGCCAGCGATCCCATAGCCACGTCCTTGTCGTCATAGGGGATGAGTGAGGCCAGCGTAGGACACCGCCGGTAAGGCATACCTTCGAGACCTAAGTCACCCAGGCCCGGCATTTCGCACTCATCGCAAGGGGCATACAGTTCTTACTCGTGAGTAAGAACTCGGTGAGCAAGCGACTCAACACCGCCTTTGCGCGCGCCCTGATGCAGCCTTTCCCCAGCCCATCGCTCATTCGGGCGAAGTTCGACGCAAACTACGGTGTCTCGGTCAAGGACAAGCGCGTCCTCATCACCGGCGCATCCTCGGGTATCGGCGAGGAGGCCGCATACCAATTCGGCAAGCTCGGCGCCAAGGTCATCGTGGTGGCGCGGCGTGAAGACCTGCTGAACGAGGTCGCCGCGCGCATCACCGCCGCCGGCGGCACCGCGGATGCCATCGCATGCGACCTGTCCGACCTGGACGCCATCGACAAGCTGGTGCAGACCGTGAACGAGCGCCACGGCGGCATCGACATCCTGGTCAACAACGCCGGTCGCTCCATCCGGCGCAAGACCTACGAGTCTCTGGATCGCTGGCATGACGCCGAGCGGACCATGCAGCTCAACTACTTCTCGCCCCTGCGGCTGATCCGCGGGTTCGCACCCGGCATGGTCGAACGTCGCAGCGGCCACATCATCAACGTCGCGACCTGGGGAGTGCTCACGGACGTGGTGCCGCAGTTCGCGGTGTACAACGCCTCCAAGGCCGCGCTCTCGACGGTGAGCCGCATCGTGGATGCCGAATACGGCAAGTACAACGTGCACACCAGCACGCTCTACTTCCCCTTGGTGCGTACCCCGATGATCGCGCCGACCGAGGCATACACCAACGCAGCGGCGCTGACCTCCGCGGAGGCCGCGGAGTGGATGGTGCTGGCGGTCCGTACCCGGCCGGTGCGTATCGCCCCGCGAATTTCGGTGATGTCGGCCGCCACCAACGCAGTGGCCCCCAGCCTGGTGACAAAGGTGGCAATGTCGGGGCGCGAAACCCTTTAATATCCCGGCGCCCGTGATACACACGGGTATGGAGATATTGTCCAGCCGAATTTTGTTGCGGCCTAAGGACTATGACGCGACGCTGGCGTTCTACCGGGACACCCTGGGGCTCGCCATCGCACGCGACTACGGAGCCGGCATGGTGTTTTTCGCCGGACAGTCCCTCATCGAGATCGCCGGGCACGGCCGCGCCGACGGCCCCCTCACCGCATTTCCGGGTGCCCTCTGGCTCCAGGTACGCGACGTGTATGCGACGCAGACCGAGCTGGAGAGCCGCGGTGCCTCGATAAGCCGTGCCGCACAGCAAGAGCCGTGGGGTTTGCATGAAATGCATGTGGCGGCACCTGACGGTGTCACGCTGATCTTCGTGCAGATCCCACCGGACCACCCATTACGCAAAGACACCCGGCGGTAGCTTCCGCCGGGTGTCTTTGGTTGGTCTCGCTACTTCTTGACGAACGGAAAGAAGTCGATGCCCGTGTGGTGGATGATCGTCGTCCGGGTGATCCACAACAGCGCGAGCACGACAACCGCTCCCACCAAAGTGAAGAGCGCCAGCCCCAGGAACTTCACGGCCGGGTTGGGTGCGGTGACCGTGCCGTCGTCATTGGCGCCGCCGGCACCCGAGGAGTAGGCGACCAGGCCTGCCGCGAACAACGCGGGCAGACCCGCACCGAGGACCAACCCAACAACGAGCACCTTGCCGATGGCTTCCAAGTAGTTCATGGAGGATTCCTTCTTTTCGCTGGGGTTGGGTTAGACCGAGGCCGTGTCGTTGGCGGAGTCCTTCTTCGAGGCATCCTTGCTCTCGCCGGACGCTTCGGTCTTGGCCTCGCGGACATCGGCGGGCACCACCGAGTTGGTGGAGTCGTCCCAATCGGCGTTGACGTTGCTCGAGTCGACCTTCTCCTGCTGGGCACGCCACCACATGTAACCGGAGAGCCCGACCAGCAGGGCGAAGATGATCAGGTCGCCGACCATCGGCGTGGTGAGATCGCCGACGCCCTTGGAGAGCCAGTAGGACAGCGCGCCGACGATACCGGCGGCGGGCAAGGTGACCAGCCAGGCCAGCACCATGCGGCCGGCTACGGCCCAGCGCACCTCGGCACCGGGCTTGCCGACACCACTACCCAGGATGGAACCGGTGGCCACGTGTGTGGTGGACAGGGCCATACCGGCGGCGCTGGAGCTCAGGATGATCGCGGCCGAGGACGCTTCGGCAGCCAGACCCTGAGGCGATTCGATCTCGACGAGACCCTTGCCCAGGGTCCGGATGACACGCCATCCACCGAGGTAGGTCCCGAGGCCGATCGCGATGGCGCAGCTGGCGATGATCCAGAACGGCAGGCCGGTCTCCTTGACGTTTCCGCTCAGGTGGCCGGTGGTGATGAGCGCCAGCGCGATGACACCCATGGTCTTCTGCGCGTCGTTGGTTCCGTGCGAGAGCGCAACCAGGGAAGCGGTGGCGATCTGGCCCCAGCGGAAGCCCTCTTCGCGACGCTTCTTCACCACGTTGCGGGTGATGCGGTAGACCAGCCAGGTGCCGGCGGCCGCGACCAGACCCGCGATGAGGGGGGCGGCGAACGCAGGGATGATGACCTTCTGCAGGATGCCGTCCCACTTCACGCCCGAGAGACCGATGGCGGCGAGGGCGGCACCGATAAGGCCACCGAAGAGCGCGTGCGACGAGCTGGACGGGATACCGAAGAGCCAGGTCAGCAGGTTCCACAGGATGCCGCCGATGAGGCCCGCGAAGATGATCGTCAGGCCCATGGACGGGGTGATGTTGGGCAGCAGATGACCTGTCTTGCTGTCTTGCACCTTGATAACCGAGGTGGTCACCGTGACGGCGACCTCGACAGAGAGGAAGGCGCCGACAAGGTTCAGGACGCCAGCAAGCAGAACCGCAGTCTTGGGCTTGAGGGCACCCGTTGCGATGGACGTCGCCATGGCGTTACCGGTGTCATGAAACCCGTTGGTGAAGTCGAAGGCCAGTGCCGTTGCGATCAACAGCACCAGAATGATCATGGTTGCGTCCATGGCGCTAATTCTGGGGTAAAGGCCTTGACTTTGACCAGCTGATGGACGACCAAGTTCGTGCGCTGACCGGCCAGTTTGATATTTCCCGCAAGGAGTTCACATTCCGTTAACCTTCCGGGTGCTGACTGTTCGAACTGCGCGCGGGCCTCCTGGCTGATTGCGGCTAGTTTTGCCTGGCGACAACACCAACCAACAGCACTACGATCCGTACCAAGTCGATACGAAGAGGACGGCCGCCCGTCCGTACAGGAGTTTGAGGCCGTGAACGCATTTCTGAGCAAGATCGTCACCTGGCTTCGGGCGGGATACCCCGAAGGTGTCCCGCCGCCCGACTATGTCCCGCTGTTGGCACTGCTGGGCCGCAGGTTGAGTAATGACGAGGTCAAGACCGTGGCCCGCGA
This window encodes:
- a CDS encoding pirin family protein, coding for MSNTETAPTETRCEGGPCPRDGRGRPVVEILTPREVPLGGPRAMTVLRTLPQAGRSLIGAWCFADHYGPDDIAQSGGMDVAPHPHTGLQTVSWLFAGEIEHRDSNGVHAMVRPGELNLMTGGRGICHSEVSTAPTTTLHGVQLWVALPDESRDAARDFQHYAPDAVAVGGVSLRVFLGTLAGQVSPVRTATPLLGAELTLQPRSLVRFDVDPGFEHGLLVDTEAVELSGTRLSRGELGYVGTGVDQLTVLNPTDAVARAILLGGKPFGEQIVMWWNFVGRDHDEIAGFREEWQTESERFGQVQGYEGAVPRLPAPPLPTVRMVPRRNAPTANPGI
- a CDS encoding GNAT family N-acetyltransferase, with product MDGSESTTTVADAPDNHRFEITADDERAGFTEYLDTALSGTKVRIFYHTEIDEKFGGRGLAGTLVESALKSTRSTGRRIVPVCPYVRKFVGKHHEFDDIVDPVTPEALAAVEARQG
- a CDS encoding carboxymuconolactone decarboxylase family protein: MTAKRVYIDKQTPSVYQGLTKAAAELRVQATEAGLSRTTLELVNIRVSQLNRCLFCLDLHTRVALEEGESAQRIAVLPVWQEAELFTDVERAALTIAEAVTEVTAGHLTDEQYAAAREHLSDDQVSVLVWSAIMINTFNRISILSRHPIKRR
- a CDS encoding 1,4-dihydroxy-2-naphthoyl-CoA synthase; amino-acid sequence: MTQDDGQTANPFDPTRWQPVAGFEDLTDITYHRHVSQGTVRIAFDRPEVRNAFRPHTVDELYRTLDHARMTSDVGAVLLTGNGPSPKDGGWAFCSGGDQRIRGRTGYQYAGGETAETVDPGRAGRLHILEVQRLIRFMPKVVIALVNGWAAGGGHSLHVVCDLTLASREHARFKQTDADVGSFDGGYGSAYLAKMVGQKFAREIFFLGRPYTAEQIHHMGAVNEVVDHEHLETVALEWTAAINEKSPQAQRMLKYAFNLTDDGLVGQQLFAGEATRLAYMTDEAVEGRDSFLEKRKPDWSPYPWHY
- a CDS encoding SDR family oxidoreductase is translated as MGSLAGKTIIMSGGSRGIGLAIALRAARDGANVAIMAKTAEPHPKLPGTIYTAAEEIEAAGGQALAILGDVRDDEVVASAVAQTVERFGGIDIVVNNASALNLAPSESISMKAYDLMQDINARGAFSLSKSAIGALKEADNPHILTLSPPITLEPKWFDQTTTAYTISKFSMSLVAIGLAHELREYGIASNSLWPRTTIDTAAIRNILGAELVARCRSAEIMADAAYEILIKPSREVTGNSFIDDEVLTEAGVTDFSKYRQCAEEDLELDFWMERAGR
- a CDS encoding SDR family oxidoreductase, with protein sequence MSKNSVSKRLNTAFARALMQPFPSPSLIRAKFDANYGVSVKDKRVLITGASSGIGEEAAYQFGKLGAKVIVVARREDLLNEVAARITAAGGTADAIACDLSDLDAIDKLVQTVNERHGGIDILVNNAGRSIRRKTYESLDRWHDAERTMQLNYFSPLRLIRGFAPGMVERRSGHIINVATWGVLTDVVPQFAVYNASKAALSTVSRIVDAEYGKYNVHTSTLYFPLVRTPMIAPTEAYTNAAALTSAEAAEWMVLAVRTRPVRIAPRISVMSAATNAVAPSLVTKVAMSGRETL
- a CDS encoding VOC family protein produces the protein MEILSSRILLRPKDYDATLAFYRDTLGLAIARDYGAGMVFFAGQSLIEIAGHGRADGPLTAFPGALWLQVRDVYATQTELESRGASISRAAQQEPWGLHEMHVAAPDGVTLIFVQIPPDHPLRKDTRR
- a CDS encoding inorganic phosphate transporter; this encodes MDATMIILVLLIATALAFDFTNGFHDTGNAMATSIATGALKPKTAVLLAGVLNLVGAFLSVEVAVTVTTSVIKVQDSKTGHLLPNITPSMGLTIIFAGLIGGILWNLLTWLFGIPSSSSHALFGGLIGAALAAIGLSGVKWDGILQKVIIPAFAAPLIAGLVAAAGTWLVYRITRNVVKKRREEGFRWGQIATASLVALSHGTNDAQKTMGVIALALITTGHLSGNVKETGLPFWIIASCAIAIGLGTYLGGWRVIRTLGKGLVEIESPQGLAAEASSAAIILSSSAAGMALSTTHVATGSILGSGVGKPGAEVRWAVAGRMVLAWLVTLPAAGIVGALSYWLSKGVGDLTTPMVGDLIIFALLVGLSGYMWWRAQQEKVDSSNVNADWDDSTNSVVPADVREAKTEASGESKDASKKDSANDTASV